Proteins from a genomic interval of Indicator indicator isolate 239-I01 chromosome 1, UM_Iind_1.1, whole genome shotgun sequence:
- the ETS2 gene encoding protein C-ets-2, translating into MSDFGLRNMDQVAPVSNMYRGMLKRQPAFDTFDSSNSLFAGYFFSLNEDQTLQEVPTGFDSTSYESNNCELPLLTPCSKAVMSQALKDTFSGFTKEQCRLGIPNNPWLWTEQQVCQWLSWATNEFSLANVNFHQFLMSGQDLCNLGKERFLELAPDYVGDILWEHLEQMIKESQEKTQDQYVENSHLTSVPHWVNNNSLTINVDQNSYGMQMPGYPKTLSYPKPSLLTDVCQTSTGPNLLNPEQEFSLFPKTQADAIGVNYCAVNQDFPRSNLNLLIDNSGKLREHESNDSGTESYESSDSMLQSWNSQSSLVDLQRVPSYESFEDDCSQSLCLSKPTMSFKDYIQERSDPVEQGKPVIPAAILAGFTGSGPIQLWQFLLELLTDKSCQSFISWTGDGWEFKLADPDEVARRWGRRKNKPKMNYEKLSRGLRYYYDKNIIHKTSGKRYVYRFVCDLQNLLGYTAEELHAMLGVQPDTED; encoded by the exons CGTCAACCAGCGTTTGACACCTTTGATAGCTCAAACTCACTCTTTGCTGGGTATTTTTTCTCACTAAATGAAGATCAAACGCTTCAAGAAGTGCCAACAGGATTTGATTCTACTTCTTACG AGTCCAACAACTGTGAATTGCCTCTGTTAACCCCGTGCAGCAAGGCTGTGATGAGTCAGGCCTTGAAAGATACTTTCAGTGGTTTCACAAAGGAACAGTGTCGGCTGGGTATCCCAAATA ATCCTTGGCTGTGGACAGAGCAGCAAGTTTGCCAGTGGCTTTCATGGGCTACCAATGAATTTAGCTTGGCAAATGTGAATTTTCATCAGTTTCTGATGAGCGGCCAGGACTTATGCAACCTGGGCAAGGAGCGTTTCCTGGAACTGGCACCTGACTATGTGGGTGATATTCTGTGGGAGCACCTGGAACAGATGATAAAAG aaAGCCAAGAGAAGACACAGGATCAGTATGTGGAAAACTCTCATCTCACCTCAGTTCCTCATTGGGTCAATAATAATTCCTTAA ctATTAACGTAGATCAGAACTCCTATGGTATGCAAATGCCTGGATATCCTAAAACCCTCAGTTATCCCAAACCCAGTCTCCTGACTGATGTTTGTCAGACTTCCACAGGACCAAATCTCCTCAATCCAGAACAAGAGTTTTCATTGTTTCCTAAAACCCAAGCAGATGCTATTGGTGTGAACTACTGTGCAGTAAATCAAGATTTCCCAAGAAGCAATCTGAATTTACTAATAGATAATTCTG gtAAGCTTCGAGAACATGAGTCTAATGACAGTGGCACAGAAAGTTACGAGAGCTCAGATTCAATGTTGCAGTCCTGGAACAGCCAGTCCTCCTTGGTGGATTTACAGAGAGTGCCATCCTATGAGAGTTTTGAAGATGACTGTAGCCAGTCCTTGTGTCTGAGCAAACCTACAATGTCTTTCAAAGACTATATTCAAGAACGAAGTGATCCTGTAGAGCAAGGGAAACCAGTTATACCAGCAGCGATTCTGGCTGGCTTTACTG GCAGTGGGCCTATACAGCTATGGCAATTCCTTCTGGAGTTACTGACTGACAAGTCCTGTCAGTCATTCATTAGTTGGACAGGAGATGGATGGGAATTTAAACTTGCTGACCCAGATGAG GTGGCACGGAggtggggaagaaggaaaaacaagccaaaaatGAACTATGAGAAGCTGAGCCGAGGCCTACGCTACTATTACGACAAGAACATCATCCACAAGACTTCAGGGAAACGCTATGTGTATCGCTTTGTGTGTGACCTGCAGAACCTGCTGGGGtacacagcagaggagctgcacgCAATGCTGGGGGTGCAGCCTGACACAGAGGACTGA